One Anthonomus grandis grandis chromosome 13, icAntGran1.3, whole genome shotgun sequence DNA segment encodes these proteins:
- the LOC126743599 gene encoding uncharacterized protein LOC126743599 isoform X2 produces MDPAADFLWRALPCGGPEVAAFICELSIPSWAVGPRGCLLTELPSLTVLYIPEQSALELTSDCGLDGTKRIACKGNADHEKMLKELRCVIPEDLQDPSGSDEKTAAKPSTASDYETTTFDEDFVSESGRTTKSWTSNTINSDVGTPTRHRRETEDTLSPVVSTKSSFKQTSEADLSWHQDKTILTTSPSSGENQFDPTSVGGNVNFDTSTHVTAVPADTTKETKNQFATTTQPSASTLHSIPLATTARATATKEKNITITTQSANIDDYPSAINQGQLFSIIENGTMFDIIELNETEQEANKPKQESTTSVPTKKPGSTKKPIRPTKKAIKLLTTTAKPIQNVDELEENLTKEFEMMPEIHDTSLTLNRTFRKEPPPPKEDEHSNLETGSQFGVPRVINFTVTNSLLEPEDEELQADQPSSEANNTDVLISREEDKNGTKLDHHDDAVTLQPPSTTEDQTKNYMKVETSNHNDVPLHPIDPRLYILNGHHLAQNNQSEPVHKSVVSKEDFLPKTLIGESSTMILDNYTEHPFPSDEPKKINRHRSLHASKPRKFYPYFFSRMLG; encoded by the exons ATGGATCCTGCCGCGGACTTTTTATGGCGAGCCTTACCCTGCGGCGGACCAGAGGTTGCCGCTTTTATTTGCGAGTTATCCA TACCGTCGTGGGCAGTGGGTCCCAGAGGATGCCTCCTCACCGAATTGCCCTCTTTGACCGTCCTCTACATCCCGGAACAATCGGCATTGGAGCTGACGTCCGACTGTGGTCTGGACGGCACAAAGAGAATCGCTTGCAAAGGAAATGCG GATCATGAAAAGATGCTGAAAGAACTGAGGTGCGTGATCCCGGAGGACCTGCAAGATCCCTCGGGATCCGACGAGAAAACGGCGGCGAAACCCTCGACCGCCTCCGACTACGAGACGACGACGTTCGATGAGGATTTCGTCAGCGAGTCGGGCAGGACCACGAAAAGTTGGACCTCGAACACGATTAATTCGGACGTCGGGACGCCGACGCGTCATCGTCGCGAAACCGAGGACACCCTCAGTCCCGTCGTGTCTACCAAGAGCAGTTTCAAACAG ACTTCCGAAGCTGACTTATCTTGGCACCAGGATAAGACGATCCTGACAACTTCACCATCATCTGGAGAAAACCAGTTTGACCCCACCTCGGTCGGCGGCAACGTGAACTTTGACACATCCACCCACGTTACCGCGGTACCTGCTGACACTACGAAAGAAACG aaaaACCAGTTTGCAACCACGACACAACCAAGTGCCTCCACCCTCCACTCCATCCCCTTGGCTACCACCGCAAGGGCTACTGCCACAAAAGAGAAAAACATTACCATCACCACTCAGTCAGCAAACATCGACGACTATCCGAGCGCCATCAATCAAGGCCAATTATTCAGCATCATAGAGAACG GTACAATGTTTGACATAATCGAGCTGAACGAAACCGAACAAGAAGCGAACAAACCTAAACAGGAATCAACCACCAGCGTCCCAACCAAAAAACCTGGATCGACCAAAAAACCTATCCGACCCACCAAGAAAGCCATTAAACTATTGACCACCACTGCAAAACCCATTCAGAACGTGGACGAACTAGAAGAGAACCTCACCAAAGAGTTCGAAATGATGCCGGAGATCCACGACACCTCCCTAACCTTAAACAGGACCTTCAGGAAGGAGCCTCCGCCACCCAAAGAGGACGAGCATTCCAACCTGGAAACCGGAAGCCAATTCGGGGTCCCTAGAGTCATAAACTTCACTGTAACCAACTCCTTATTGGAGCCTGAAGATGAGGAACTCCAAGCGGACCAACCGTCATCAGAAGCCAATAACACCGACGTACTGATATCCAGAGAGGAGGACAAAAACGGGACCAAACTGGACCATCACGATGACGCAGTCACGTTGCAACCACCATCGACTACCGAAGATCAAACCAAGAATTACATGAAGGTCGAAACTAGTAATCACAATGATGTACCATTGCACCCGATCGATCCGAGGTTGTACATATTAAATGGTCATCATTTGGCGCAGAACAACCAGTCCGAACCTGTTCATAAGTCGGTCGTGTCCAAGGAGGATTTTTTGCCAAAGACTTTGATTGGTGAGAGCAGCACGATGATTCTGGATAACTACACTGAGCACCCGTTTCCCTCCGATGAGCCCAAGAAGATCAATAGACACAGGAGTTTGCACGCGAGCAAACCGAGGAAGTTTTATCCgtatttttttagtagaatGTTAGGTTGA
- the LOC126743599 gene encoding uncharacterized protein LOC126743599 isoform X1 has translation MVHNRRIMFVFALMVCAFSGAVQSRAVNISNTWMLPEEGFPVFYRYFRDRISWYEADAVCQFHHGNLVTADGTSQYDAIRAYLKELDITEKVWIGLSKPQEKPNFLWTDFRPLSGEGHWQESIPAGDSQSLCAIMDPAADFLWRALPCGGPEVAAFICELSIPSWAVGPRGCLLTELPSLTVLYIPEQSALELTSDCGLDGTKRIACKGNADHEKMLKELRCVIPEDLQDPSGSDEKTAAKPSTASDYETTTFDEDFVSESGRTTKSWTSNTINSDVGTPTRHRRETEDTLSPVVSTKSSFKQTSEADLSWHQDKTILTTSPSSGENQFDPTSVGGNVNFDTSTHVTAVPADTTKETKNQFATTTQPSASTLHSIPLATTARATATKEKNITITTQSANIDDYPSAINQGQLFSIIENGTMFDIIELNETEQEANKPKQESTTSVPTKKPGSTKKPIRPTKKAIKLLTTTAKPIQNVDELEENLTKEFEMMPEIHDTSLTLNRTFRKEPPPPKEDEHSNLETGSQFGVPRVINFTVTNSLLEPEDEELQADQPSSEANNTDVLISREEDKNGTKLDHHDDAVTLQPPSTTEDQTKNYMKVETSNHNDVPLHPIDPRLYILNGHHLAQNNQSEPVHKSVVSKEDFLPKTLIGESSTMILDNYTEHPFPSDEPKKINRHRSLHASKPRKFYPYFFSRMLG, from the exons CTGATGGTACTTCCCAATACGACGCGATCCGGGCATACCTAAAAGAACTGGACATAACCGAGAAAGTCTGGATAGGACTCTCGAAACCGCAAGAAAAACCGAATTTCCTATGGAC AGATTTCCGTCCTTTATCCGGGGAAGGCCATTGGCAGGAATCCATACCAGCAGGAGACAGTCAGTCGCTTTGTGCCATAATGGATCCTGCCGCGGACTTTTTATGGCGAGCCTTACCCTGCGGCGGACCAGAGGTTGCCGCTTTTATTTGCGAGTTATCCA TACCGTCGTGGGCAGTGGGTCCCAGAGGATGCCTCCTCACCGAATTGCCCTCTTTGACCGTCCTCTACATCCCGGAACAATCGGCATTGGAGCTGACGTCCGACTGTGGTCTGGACGGCACAAAGAGAATCGCTTGCAAAGGAAATGCG GATCATGAAAAGATGCTGAAAGAACTGAGGTGCGTGATCCCGGAGGACCTGCAAGATCCCTCGGGATCCGACGAGAAAACGGCGGCGAAACCCTCGACCGCCTCCGACTACGAGACGACGACGTTCGATGAGGATTTCGTCAGCGAGTCGGGCAGGACCACGAAAAGTTGGACCTCGAACACGATTAATTCGGACGTCGGGACGCCGACGCGTCATCGTCGCGAAACCGAGGACACCCTCAGTCCCGTCGTGTCTACCAAGAGCAGTTTCAAACAG ACTTCCGAAGCTGACTTATCTTGGCACCAGGATAAGACGATCCTGACAACTTCACCATCATCTGGAGAAAACCAGTTTGACCCCACCTCGGTCGGCGGCAACGTGAACTTTGACACATCCACCCACGTTACCGCGGTACCTGCTGACACTACGAAAGAAACG aaaaACCAGTTTGCAACCACGACACAACCAAGTGCCTCCACCCTCCACTCCATCCCCTTGGCTACCACCGCAAGGGCTACTGCCACAAAAGAGAAAAACATTACCATCACCACTCAGTCAGCAAACATCGACGACTATCCGAGCGCCATCAATCAAGGCCAATTATTCAGCATCATAGAGAACG GTACAATGTTTGACATAATCGAGCTGAACGAAACCGAACAAGAAGCGAACAAACCTAAACAGGAATCAACCACCAGCGTCCCAACCAAAAAACCTGGATCGACCAAAAAACCTATCCGACCCACCAAGAAAGCCATTAAACTATTGACCACCACTGCAAAACCCATTCAGAACGTGGACGAACTAGAAGAGAACCTCACCAAAGAGTTCGAAATGATGCCGGAGATCCACGACACCTCCCTAACCTTAAACAGGACCTTCAGGAAGGAGCCTCCGCCACCCAAAGAGGACGAGCATTCCAACCTGGAAACCGGAAGCCAATTCGGGGTCCCTAGAGTCATAAACTTCACTGTAACCAACTCCTTATTGGAGCCTGAAGATGAGGAACTCCAAGCGGACCAACCGTCATCAGAAGCCAATAACACCGACGTACTGATATCCAGAGAGGAGGACAAAAACGGGACCAAACTGGACCATCACGATGACGCAGTCACGTTGCAACCACCATCGACTACCGAAGATCAAACCAAGAATTACATGAAGGTCGAAACTAGTAATCACAATGATGTACCATTGCACCCGATCGATCCGAGGTTGTACATATTAAATGGTCATCATTTGGCGCAGAACAACCAGTCCGAACCTGTTCATAAGTCGGTCGTGTCCAAGGAGGATTTTTTGCCAAAGACTTTGATTGGTGAGAGCAGCACGATGATTCTGGATAACTACACTGAGCACCCGTTTCCCTCCGATGAGCCCAAGAAGATCAATAGACACAGGAGTTTGCACGCGAGCAAACCGAGGAAGTTTTATCCgtatttttttagtagaatGTTAGGTTGA